The following is a genomic window from Tsukamurella pulmonis.
CGCGCCCAAGGAGACCGTCTCCGCCCGCGCGTACAACGTCGGCACCGAGCGCAACAACGTCACCGTCGCCGAGATCGCGCAGGCCGTGGTCGACGTGGTGCCCGACGCCGGCGTGCGGATCACGGGCGAGGCCGGCAACGACCCCCGCTCCTACCGGGTCGACTTCTCCCGCGCGGCGCGACGAACTCGGCTTCGAGGCGCAGTGGACCGTGCCGGACGGCGCGGCCGAGCTGCACAAGGCCTACACCGAGTACGGGCTCACCGAGCACTCCTTCCACCAGGACTTCACCCGGCTCGCGGTGCTCAAGGACCTGCAGGGCAGGACGTCATCGACGCGGCGATGCGGCGGCGATGACGGACCGCTCAGCCCAGGCGGCCGCGCAGCTGCGCCCAGGTGCCCGCCGCCCGGTCGCGCGCCGAGACGATCGACGCGGCCAGCGGCCACTGCAGGGCCAGCTCGGGATCCGCGTGATGCACCGCCAGATCCTCGCTCGGATCGTGCGGACGGTCGATCCGGTAGCAGACGTCCGCCACGTCGGTCAGCGCCTGGAAGCCGTGCAGGAAGCCCGGCGGCACGTACAGGGTGTGGAAGGTCTCGTCGTCGAGTCGGAAGGCCCTGCTGCGGCCGAACGTCGGCGAGTACGGTCGCGCGTCGACCAGCACGTCGTGCACCGCACCGTGCGCGCAGCGCACCAGCTTGGCCTCGCCGCGACCCGATCGGCCGTGCATCCCGCGGATCACGCCGCGCACCGAGCGGGACTGGGAATCCTGCACGAAACGCGCTGCCGCGCCGCGCTCTCCGAGGTACTCGTCGAAGACGTCCGCGTCGAAGGTGCGGGTGAACAGGCCCCGGTCGTCCGCGTGCGGGTGGGGACCAGCAGCAGGACGTCGGCCAGGTCGGTCTGCTCGATGCGCATGGGGACATGCTGCCATGAGACACGCGCGCACGTGCCGCGCCTGCGGCTCCGTCAAACTCACCCGGGTGCTCGACCTGGGCCGCGTCCCCGCGGCGGATCACTTCCCGCCCGCCGGTACCCCGGTGGACCCGGGCGAATCCGCCCATCCCCTCGCGATGGACCTGTGCGCGGCGTGCGGCCTCGCGCAGCTCGCCGACGACGACACCGTCACGACGAGCCCCGCGGCGTGGAGCCGCGGCCCTGCGCGAGCAGGCGCGGACGCGGTGGCCCGGGTCGCCGACGCCGGCCTGCTCCGCGGCACGACGGTGCGCGAGTTCGGCAGCCCGCACGGCGGCACCTGGTTGCCGCTGCTCGCCGACCGCGGCTTCCACGAGGCCGACGGTCCCGCCGACGTGGTCCTCGACAGCTTCGGCATCATGCACGAGCCCGACCAGCGGGCCGCCTTCGCCGCGCGCGCCGCGGCCGTCGCACCCGGCGGCGTGCTCCTGCTGCAGTACCAGCCGCTCGGCGGCATCGTCGACCACCTGCAGTGGACCGCCCTACGGCACGGCCACTTCGGCTACTACACGCTGACCGCCCTGGTGCGACTGCTCGCCGCCGCGGGGCTGGAGCCGGTGCGCGCCTTCGAGTTCGACCTCTACGGGGGCACCGTGCTGCTCGCGGTGCGGCACACGGGCGCGGCCGACGTCGTCCCCGGCGCCGGCACGGCGGACCCCGTCGTCCGCCGGATCCTCGCCGAGGAGGCGGATTCCGGCCTCGGCACCCCCGCCGGCCTGCGCACCCTCAGTGCGGCGCCCGCCGACCAGGCGCGCGCGCTCCGGGCGTGGGCGCAGGAGCACGCGGCGGCCGGCCGCACCGTCGGGGCCTACGGCGCCGCCTCGCGGGCCGTCGCCCTGTTCGCGCTGGCCGGACTGGACGCGGCCCTCGTGTCCTGCGTGGCCGACGCCTCCCCGTCGAAGCAGGGCCGTCGCATGCCCGGCACCGACATCCCGATCGTGCCGCCCGAGCACCTCGCCGCGCTCGACGGGCCCGTCCTGCTGACCCTGCCCGACCTGCACGACGAGGTGCTGGAGGCCTGGCCGGCCCTCCGCGGAAGACTGGTGACCGAGCTATGACCGAACCCGACTTCACCCGCTCGCGCGAACTGCAGGACGCCTGCACCACCTGGTGCCCGGCGGCGCGCACACCTACCCGCGGCGCCGACCAGTACCCCGAGTTCATGCCGCCGGTGCTGACCCGCGGCCGCGGCGCGCGCGTCTGGGACGCCGACGGCAACGAGTACGTGGAGTACGGGATGGGCCTGCGCGCCGTGACCCTGGGCCACGCGTACCCGCCCGTGGTGGACGCCGTGCGCGCCTGCCTCGACGACGGGCTCAACTTCAGCCGGCCCACGACGACGGAGCTCGACGCCGCCGAGGACTTCCTCGCGATGGTGCCCACCGCCGACATGGTCAAGTTCGGCAAGAACGGCTCCGACGCCACCACCGCGGCGCTGCGGCTCGCGCGCGCCGCCACCGGCCGCGATCTGGTGGCGATCTGCGATCAACCCTTCTTCTCCGTGGACGACTGGTTCATCGGATCCACCGAGATGGCGGGCGGGATCCCCACCGCGATCACCGATCTCACGGTCCGGTTCGGCTACAACGACGCCGACTCCCTGCGCGCCCGGTTCGCCGAGCACCCCGGCCGCATCGCCGCGGTGTTCCTCGAGGCCACCGCGCTCGCCGAGCCCGAGCCCGGCTTCCTGGAAACCGTTCGGGCCCTGTGCGACGAGCACGGCGCCGTGCTCGTGTTCGACGAGATGATCACCGGGTTCCGCTGGTCGCCGCACGGCGCGCAGTCCGTCTTCGGCGTGACGCCCGATCTCTCGTGCTGGGGCAAGGCCATGGGCAACGGCTTCCCGATCTCGGCGCTCGCCGGCAAGCGCGCGCTCATGGAACTCGGCGGCCTGAACACCGACGCCGACCGGGTCTTCCTGCTGTCCACGACCCACGGCCCGGAGACGGTCGCTCACCGCCTTCCGCGCCGTCGCCCGGTCCTACCGCGAGGGCGATCCCGTGGGCGCGATGGAGCGCGCCGGGCGGCGCCTGGCCGACGGGGTGAACGCGGCCGCCGCGGCGGCGGGCGTCGGCGACGCGGTGCGGGCCATCGGGCGGCCGTCGTGCCTCGTCTTCACCACCCGCGACGCCGACGGCGCGCCGTCGCAGGCGTACCGGACGCTGTTCCTGCAGGAGCTGCTGCGGCGCGGTGTGCTCGGCCAGTCCTTCGTGATCTCCGCGGCCCACACGGACGCCGACGTCGACCACACCGTCGACGCGGTCGCGGCGGCGCTCGTGCCGTACCGGAAGGCCCTGGAGGCGGGCACCGTCGAGGGCTGCTCGAGGGCCGGCCCGTGGCGCCCGCACTGCGCCGGACCGCGGCGCCGCGGCGGTTGACCGGAGGCCCGTCGTGACCGCGCCGACCCGGGTGCTCGTGGTGGGCCCCGCGGCGCCCGGCCCGGCGAGCCGCGGCGGGATCGCGACCGTCGTCGGGCACATGGCGGCGCAGCCCGATCCCGCGATCGCGGTGCGGCTCCTGACCACCTACGTCGACGGCACCGTCGGGCAGCGGCTGCGCACCGGCCTCGGCGGCATGGCGCGCGGCGTGCTGGCCGTGCTGCGCGGCGAGGCGGACGTGGTGCACGTGCACCTCTCGCACGGCGGCAGCGTGGTCCGCAGGCCCCCGTGCTCTGGGCGGCGCGCCTGCG
Proteins encoded in this region:
- a CDS encoding class I SAM-dependent methyltransferase, giving the protein MRHARTCRACGSVKLTRVLDLGRVPAADHFPPAGTPVDPGESAHPLAMDLCAACGLAQLADDDTVTTSPAAWSRGPARAGADAVARVADAGLLRGTTVREFGSPHGGTWLPLLADRGFHEADGPADVVLDSFGIMHEPDQRAAFAARAAAVAPGGVLLLQYQPLGGIVDHLQWTALRHGHFGYYTLTALVRLLAAAGLEPVRAFEFDLYGGTVLLAVRHTGAADVVPGAGTADPVVRRILAEEADSGLGTPAGLRTLSAAPADQARALRAWAQEHAAAGRTVGAYGAASRAVALFALAGLDAALVSCVADASPSKQGRRMPGTDIPIVPPEHLAALDGPVLLTLPDLHDEVLEAWPALRGRLVTEL